The following DNA comes from Eretmochelys imbricata isolate rEreImb1 chromosome 2, rEreImb1.hap1, whole genome shotgun sequence.
TAATTAACTCTTCTAAAATCATTTTCTTCTTCCAATGCACACATGAAATTTTCTTATTgacataacaaaatattttttcttttagtttgggTGGGAAGAAAAAGGGCTTTGTAGCTAATAATTTCCACATCTATATATTAGATTGATTTTTTTATATCAGTTTCATCAATTCCTATTTAATATGGAAACTGTAACTCACTTTTGTGGATTTCTTCCACATGGCCATAATGATGGTCTTAGGTTGAACATCATCATCCATcagttcaaatggaaaaaaactgaatggaatgtagagGTGGCTCAAACTCTTCTCGCTGAATTGGAATTTGTTGTCTATAAGTGCCCGCATAAATTCTATGTCCTGAAGATTAAGAATGGCTGGGTTTAGTGACCTAAGAGATGGTTTCCAAACAGTGGTCCATTTGCTGGTTACCAGCAGAGTTGGCTGATCACATGATACTACCTCCTACTTTACAACTGGTACATCTTAAAAATAGTGAATGCTTTCCTAATAGTGCATTTCCATGTACATAATTAATATACTGTAGTTGCCATCAACGTTGTCATTTGATCACCAATGGAAGGGGAGGCAGTCCATGTTGTTCCAAATGGGAAGGAAGATGGCCATAAGAGGCTTTGATGTGGTCCATGTTTGGAGATCCCAAGTTTGAGGTGTCTCAACTAGGTATTAATCCCCAGAACTGCCTTGGGCATTCATAATTCTTTGCTTAAATCGTCAATAGAATAAATACAATGCTAAACCATGTGATCTTATTTCTCTGAGGCCAAAGAGATTCCATTTTCATTGATGGACGTAAGTGAGTATCAGAATGTAATGTCTTAAGATCTTGAATGATTTGAGCATCCGTCAAGCAGTTACAACATGTAGTTTTTATTACAGTAAGCCAATTTAGTTCCCTAAAGGCTCGAGCAGTTTTTTCTGTTTAGTTCCACTACtagtgaaataaaaatgaaatactttgcTTAGAGGTAGAGTAGGATGAGAGGGTTTTTCTTGGAATTATAGTAATTCAGTTATCTATTtctaacattattattatttattatggttGTAATTATGTAATGAATGATGACAGTTCCATCATATGATCCCTAGTTCCTCCCATTCATTCCTTCGAGCAAGAAGTGATTGTTACACAGCTTCAGAAAGTGAAAGGACTTTTTTCTTTGGGCAAAACCTTCTCAGGTGATAAGGCAGCTGTGGAAAGTGGGAGGAAAAGAGGTTATTAAAGTTTCCTCACTAATTTGAACTTTGCTAAAAAGCACACCTTATAATCCACACAAATTGGTGATCTCTTCCCACTTCTCAAGCAAGCTTTTATAGCAGAGGTTGTAATGAGGTCTCATAATAAGACTTCTTACTCTTGTACACGATgaaatattataaataaattacaattgaCTAAATAAAGGATATGGTTTTGTGGCGTCTTTGCCATTTATAGTTCACATACTTGATAAGTCCTCATTCACAGTCTCTTTGTCAGTAGTGTTGACTCTTTCCCCCatacttttgttaaaaaaaattgctataaaTGAATGTTAGATTGCAACTTGAATACtttgcagctgaaaatgtattacTAAAACTTCAAAGAAAATGGCTTTGTATGTCAACGTGAGAGCAATAGCACAGGTTGTTCTGGGTTTAAACACattgaaaggtttaaaaaaaattcttctggaACTAACAAACTTTTCATGGTCTCTTTATTTTACTGCTGAGGCATAACAGAAGGAATGGACTAAAAGCTGACTTTTTCCCCCATTCCTTATCAGTATGAGACTTACTTACCAAAATGCTAATTGAATCTTAGACTGGcacagagaagagaagaaaattatTTATATGATACAATTATGCTAATCTTATTAACTGACATTGTAACTACTATATTTTTTCTCTCTATTACAGTGAAAGAAGCTGGAAGGGATTTCACCTACTTAATAGTGGTGCTCGTTGGGATTGGTGTTACAGGTTATATAAAAAGCCCATATGCCCTATAAATATTTTGTATTCATTATTGTTCATCAAATTAGTTTAGTtctcattttatttgcttttgtttccCTCTATTTCAGGTGGTTTGTTCTATGTGATTTTTAAAGAACTATTCTCTTCCTCCAGTCCCAGTAAGATCTATGGCGATGCCTTGGAGAAATGCAGATCTCACCCAGAGGTTGTTGTTCAAACTTAAATTACAGTTTCACAGTTGAACAAAAGGATTTCTTATTAATTGCTGTTTTCCATGCTCTTTGAATGGAAGATCTGAACCATTAAGCTCCAAAGAAAATTCCAGTTGATTCATTCACACACATAATTCAGTATAGTGGGGAATTGGGGCCCACAAAAGTACATCATGTAGTTTCTGACTGCTTTCTTCACCAAATGATATACTCTTATACTGTGGTACTGCACAAGAGTCTCATTAAGATCAGAACACCATTGAGTTAGTTGCTGTATAGATATTCAGGAAGACATGCCCCCCTCACCCAAAAAACTTAGTGTAATTTGAAACAAAGGGATTTTAATAAATAGAAGGGAGGGAAGGATGAAGTTAACAGTAATAAGACCATGAAGTTGTGTAGGATAGCTAGATATAAATAAAAATCCACTCAAAGCTAGACCTCAAAAATCACATTTTCAGACAAAGCCATAAATGTGTGTAATAGCCTTCCAGACAAGATTACTAGGGTGTCGGTGGGATTCATCTAGAAATAGCAAAAATATTAGAAAGATAAAAATAGAGATATATACTTTGGAACTAGGCTTATAAAAATGATAACCTCATTCCGGTGGCATACCACAAAATCATGCTTCCTCTCTAATCTGACTAAACTAAGTTTGAACACCTGGCTGATTTCTTGCTGTGCTTTGGAACCGGTTTTATAGAAATGACAAAACCTTTTGTTTGtagtttttaataaaaggaaTCATTGCTATTTAGATTATTAGATTACTTTTAAAACTGAAACTTTGAAATACTCTGAGACAATGTCTCTGATGTCTCTGGGGAGtgcatttttgctttttctttctttgtatagTGTAAACCTGGGAAGACTAAAGTAAATAGTATACATACAGTACAAGTAAAAGTTAGAATTCTGTCAGCTAAGATAGATGCCCATAATGCAGATCTTTATAGGATTTTAAGGATAATTGaattattgtttcatattctctatgtatataaatctccccactgtattttccactgaatgcatccaatgaagtgagctgtagctcacgaaagcttatgctcaaataaattggttagtctctaaggtgccacaagtactccttttccttttgcaagtacagactgacacggctgctactctgaaactagttgaTAAAGAAATCCATTGAAATATAGAAATACTATTTGATATGAATCTGCTGCTGTCTTCTAGTTTGTTTCCTAAATTCTTGGGTTGTCACAATCAATCGTATACGAGAAGCATTTGgtgaaacaaaaatgatttcagATGAAGAGGTGGGATGACACTGGAGTATGTGTTTGAATGTGACCCTTTAGACATGCTATACCTCATCTCTGTTCTTTTTCTTAGGTAATAGGTGTTTTTGGTGAACCCATTAAAGGTTATGGTGAGCCAACGCGACGAGGAAGACGACAGCTTGTCAGGTACTGTTTGCATTTGTTCTGTACAAACACCTATTTCTGCAAAGACGCTTTGGGTCAAGATTTACATCTAGACTAAATTAGCTGCATAGGATATATTTGAGCTCTGTCATTTATAAAAAGAACTGAGCAACCTTTTTTGTAGGGCTACTTACATGGCACATAGCAAGTGTTTTCTAGGGTTAAAGAACATTTGAGAACAATTTTAGGTGGAAGATTTTTTCCAAGTTCATCTTTCTGAAGGCTCAGAATTTGAGTTATTAGGGTTACAAACACAGTCGCAATATTTTTCATCTTCTGTTTATAGTTGTGCTGATCATTTAACTCACAGAATTATTTGTATAAATTGTAAAGTATTATGGTGCggtctgttttgtttaaagagTAGCTAGACCCTGTCCTGAACTGCCACCTAGaagagcattttatttttaaaggaagagaGGAGGCTGGAAAagcgtctttttttttttttttttaagtcagtcaATGACAGGTTTATTTTCCTTCTCCTAACTGTAAAGATGCACGAAGGTCCTCTGTTCCAATTGGTCTAATTCCTTCTCTTGTAAGACTGGCAGAAAACTAAAGAAACACCTTAGTGGTAGAATACTAAAATTAACATGCTGTGTAAAAGCTTTAATATGATACAGCAGAATGTCTGTTTATGTCCAACACTGACCACTTTTCAGTCATATAGTTCTTCACATTTGACACTACGCACATACTATACAGTAATCATTTTGATCTCCGACAACACCTTTGAAATGGATGTAGTCCTCTGAAAGTGTGAGAATGTATTACATTCCCACTTCTCTCTTATTTGTCATATTCACTTGCACTAGCTCTTCTTAAATTAAATTATAAGCACTTTGGGGGCATGGACTTCTTATGGCTTAGTACGGTGCCCAATGCGCTTAGATCTCAATCTTCATGCGGGCCTTTGGGCTTCAGTTTACCAAAACGGATTTAGTGTGAGGCAGATTGATGGGCCTGCGTAGAAAAACTGAACCCCAAAATTGAAggggttttttgttctttttaaaggaaaagaattCTTCTCCCacttaaagattaattttttttttaccagattgTGTGTCAGAAATGCTGTTCACAGTTGAGCTGCTGAATACTAAAATGTAAAAGGGAAGTTTTAAGCATCTGTCCGTAAAAACAGGAACTGTCCTTCTCAGGCCATAGCTGACTGAAGAGGTAATTGGTTCCTAAGATTTCAGTTCCAACTTTTTGCTAgctgtgcatttttttaaaagttatttttgagTCAGGACTTTTGAGGAAGGTTgcaataaagtctgtggcctgACCCATGATCTCATGAGTCTCAGAATACCTATGGGCCTGCTCACTGGGTATAGTTTTGGATCTCTGGCCTTTCTGAACCCAAAGTTACCAGAATGGGGAAGTCCTTCATTAGCATAAAGGAAAGTAGCATCTCCCAATGGGAGCTAATTAGTGACCTCAAGAGAAATAGCTCCAAGCAGGAGAAACTAGCTATATAGTGCCACCATGCCTGACAAAAAAGTCCTGGCTTATTCCACACTCCTGGTTGGCTGTTGAGTAGTAAGAGTTCagcaaaatgaaacttttaagaTTTGACATCTACAAGCAAGTAATCTTTAATCGGCCACCAAGTCTATCAAAGTTAAACTTCAGAGCCAATAAAACCACTGGCTTttgtgttgttgtttgtttttcttcttccctATGTACCGACTTCCTGAAGCTGAATAAAACTGGAGTCAACCACCATTATGCATAAgcattaatttgttttgttttccagtattTAATAGTAGAGTAACGTATCTACCTCTGCATTCTTGCTCTTGATTTTAACTCCCAACGGACGACTGATATTGAGTGCACATCTGTATGGCTAGAATCCACAGAATTGATCTGAAAATGGGACCGACACAGTAGTTGCTCAGATATCTAAAATGGTCCTATGTTAAACAACTTTTCTGCTTAAATGATCATGCCAGTGTCTCTTGAAAGCACTGGACTACATACTACATTCCTTCCCAACATAGCTAAGCAACTTTTCTAGATGAGAGTGTTAACTCAAATACAATTCATTAAAATATCAAGGCAGccatatagtttttaaaaaagtgcagTCCGGAACCTTTATCTTATATCAAACAAGTGAGAGTTAAGACCTGTCCATACAATTACAATTTGGCATTGACATGTAGGTAAGATCACATATTGAGACAAAATTGCTGTGAGTACAGCTGTTTCACTTCACATAATCATGCCTGCAATGTACATGGTTTCTCAAACTGCAATACACAGAATGTGTAAcatgttttcttgttacttttTCTTAGTCACATTGAGTATGTAAAAGATGGATTGAAATACATGCGCTTGAAGTTCTACATCGAGGGCTCAGAACGTGGAAAGCAAGGGACAGTCCATGTGGAAGTGAAAGAGGTAAAATTGTCTCAGTTAGTTACAGATAACCAGCATCACCTGATGCTTAAACtactaaagggggaaaaaataaccctTGCATGTTTTTCCTTATTACAGAATCCTGAAAGCAGAAGATATGAGTACCGTTACATATTTGTGGACATTGAGGCCTACCCTAGAAGAACTATTGTAATTGAAGATAATAGATAGTAATTTGGTTCTTTCACTGTGCCAGTTCTTGAATAGTGCTGAATGATGCACAGTCAGTGTACAAATGAATGCCGAGTGATGCACAATCTTACTCCCTTACTTACATCCATGGAATCTCATTGAAggcagtggggttgcacaggtgtaactggggCCAGTAGAGAGTTGGTCACTATCAGTGtatttataatggaaatataATAGGATTTGAAGTGAACCAAATTTTAAAGTAGTGTCATCCTTTTTGGCAAAAAGGCATGAGATAGGAAAGAACAGTTATACAACTAATTTAATGCTGGATAGTATTTCTACTCAGAACCCCTACTATAGTCTTCCAACattgcagaattattttttttgtttatatttcacAACAGCACTTCAATAAAAAATGACATACAAAATCTAGAAAACTACATGTTCATTGATGTGCAGCCTGTGTGTTTGATATTGAGATAAAATAAGATAACAATCCACAGAGACTTTATTGCAGATGCAGCTATGAATATGCATCACAGTATTGCATGGCCTGACAAGGTGAATTCAGATGAAAGGCAATAAAATTTGGTAGTTTCCAAATAGAATGAGGGAGGTACAAACTTCTGAGCTAGTCAGACATATAGGACCTGGTCCTGGCGCTAACCAAGCAGAGGGGAATTGATTGTAGTACTCAGTACTGTGGGGATTTTGGGCTGCAAAGCAGTCCCTACATAGCTATGGGGAGTAGTTGTATGGCAGAACTTCATATTGCAGCCACTGTCTATTAAATGGAAAACAATGCCAGTTTGGTACCAGGTATCTCCTTGATCGTCAGGTGCTTTAGAGACCAGGCCAAAATGACTAGTAACAAACCTTCAGAGCTGCAGATGTTCATGCTTCAGTTGTGGTGCCCTTAGATGTGAATCTCTTTTGCCTATTTGATGAGGCAAATATCTCTGTTCTTCAGAAGAGGCTTAAGGgacactttttttgtttaaatgaccaAAAGAAGCCAAATTGATTCTTCCGCTCTTTGCTTCACTTCTGTACCATGCTCTGTGCCACAGGATGTGTTACAGGCTAAGGaagagggtgttttttttaaatgggagccTGTCTGTAATGAGGAGGCACAAACCTCATACTGGTGAGATGAGGGTTAAGGCGTTGCTCTGGCCAGAGGAAGTCACACCCCTTTGCCCCCGCTGGGCCTGATCCCAAAGGAGGGAAGAGTTCAAAAGGGAGCAGCTGAGTCTAGGCTGACTGAACAGAAGAGCAGTTGGGTGCTGCAGCCTCCAGCAGAGAAGCCACTGGGGCTCCAAGC
Coding sequences within:
- the TIMM21 gene encoding mitochondrial import inner membrane translocase subunit Tim21, which gives rise to MFSASFMRVIQCSEKLQGSPGKWLLAPHGKVFLRTSRCFRWGQEFAHRESVLRPRMFFQGAKQNIWTQEGSLRAGNKSKQVSVQRSQKGGAPVSPAQKVKEAGRDFTYLIVVLVGIGVTGGLFYVIFKELFSSSSPSKIYGDALEKCRSHPEVIGVFGEPIKGYGEPTRRGRRQLVSHIEYVKDGLKYMRLKFYIEGSERGKQGTVHVEVKENPESRRYEYRYIFVDIEAYPRRTIVIEDNR